ATAAGAAGTACCCTGTGACCGACGCCACGCGGGCCGCACTGGCGATCGCCAAGCGCGGATGCGACGAGTTGCTCGTGGAAGAGGAGTTCCTGCAGAAACTGGCGCGCAGCGAAGCCACCGGCAAGCCGCTGCGCATCAAGCTGGGGCTGGATCCGACCGCGCCGGACATCCACATCGGGCACACCGTGGTGCTCAACAAGATGCGCCAGTTGCAGGATCTGGGGCATACGGTCATTTTCCTGATCGGTGACTTCACCTCGCTGATCGGCGACCCGTCGGGCCGCAACAGCACGCGCCCGCCGCTCACCCGCGAACAGATCGAGTCGAACGCCAAGACCTATTTCGAGCAGGCCGCGCTGGTGCTCGACCGCAGCAAGACCGAGATCCGCTACAACAGCGAGTGGTCGATGAAGCTGGGCGCTGACGGCATGATCAAGCTCGCTTCGCGCTACACCATGGCGCGCATGCTCGAGCGCGAAGACTTCACCAAGCGCTTCCAGGGCGGCGTGCCCATCGCCATCCATGAATTCCTGTACCCGCTCATGCAGGGCTACGATTCGGTCGCGCTGGAGTCGGATCTCGAGCTGGGCGGCACGGACCAGAAGTTCAATCTGCTCGTGGGCCGCGAACTGCAGAAGCAGTACGGTCAGGAGCCGCAGTGCATTCTCACGATGCCGCTGCTCGAAGGGCTCGACGGCGTCGAGAAGATGTCGAAGTCCAAGGGCAACTACGTGGGCATCAGCGAGAAGCCGAGCGAGATGTTCGGCAAGCTCATGAGCATCTCGGACGATCTGATGTGGCGCTACTACGAGCTGCTGTCGTTCCGCTCGCTCGAAGAGATCGCGCAACTGCGCAAGGAGGTCGAAGGCGGCCGCAACCCGCGCGACGTGAAGGTGCTGCTCGCGCAGGAAATCGTGGCGCGCTTCCATTCGCAGGCCGATGCCGAGCGCGCGCTCGAGGACTTCAACGCCCGCGCCCGCGGCGGCGTGCCGGACGACATTCCGGAAGTCTCGCTCGACGGTGCGCCGCTGGGCATTGCGCAACTGCTCAAGCAGGCGGGACTGGTGCCCTCGACGTCGGAAGCCAACCGCAACATCGACCAGGGTGGTGTGCGCGTCGACGGCGAAGCCGTGACCGACAAGGGCGCGAAGATCGAAGCCGGCACTTACGTCGTGCAAGTCGGCAAGCGCCGCTTTGCCCGCGTGACGCTCGCCTGAGCGTGTCCGCCGCGTTTTTCCGTCGCACTACGCGATGATCGCGCTCATCCAACGCGTGCTCGAAGCCGCGGTGACGGTCGATGGCCGCACCGTCGGCGCCATCGGCCCCGGCCTGCTTGCGCTGGTATGCGCCGAGCGCGGCGATACCGAAGCGAGCGCCGACAAACTGCTCGCGAAGCTGCTCGGCTGTCGCGTGTTCTCCGACGAGGCGGGCAAGATGAACCGCAGCGTGTCGAGCCTCGACGGCAACGGCGCGGCCGGCGGCTTGCTGCTCGTCTCGCAGTTCACGCTGGCGGCCGACACCAACAGCGGCACGCGTCCGAGCTTCACGCCGGCGGCGAGCCCGGCCGACGGCAAGCGCCTCTTCGACCATTTCGTCGCGCAGGCGCGTGCGCGCCATCCGATCGTGCAGACGGGCGAGTTCGGCGCGCACATGCGTGTCTCGCTGGTCAACGACGGCCCCGTGACGTTCTGGCTGCAAAGCCGGCCCGAAGCTGCCTGATCGCGTTCCAACGGCGGTCCCCGGCGGTCGCCCCGACAGCCAGCCGTGCCGCACGCTATTCGCATCGGTGTGGTACCGTCGACAGGTTTCGCAATGACAAAGCACGGGAAAGAGAGGATAGAGCGATGAAAGTCTGGAGTGAATCGTTTGCCGACAACGCGGCGATCGACCCGCAGTTCGCCTTTGGCAAACCCGATGCGCAGTCGCACGTGGCGCTGTCGCAGAACAAGAATCCGCATCTGGCCTGGTCCGATGCCCCCGCGGGCACGCGTTCGTTCGTCGTGATCTGTACCGACAGCGACGTGCCGAGCCGGGGTGACGACGTCAACCAGGAAGGCCGCGAAGTGCCGGCCGACCTGCCGCGCGTCGACTTCTATCACTGGGTGCTCGTGGACGTGCCGGCGTCGGTGTCGGAGATTCCGGCCGCGAGCCACAGCAATCACGTCACGCCGCGTGGCAAGTTCGGCCCCGACGCGCTCGACGGCATGCGTCACGGCGTGAACGACTACACCGCCTGGTTCGCCGGCGACGACGCCATGAAGGGCGATTACTACGGCTATGACGGCCCGTGCCCGCCGTGGAACGACACGATCGTCCACCACTATCGCTTCACGGTCTACGCGCTCGATATCGCCCGCGTGCCGCTCGACGGCCGTTTCGGCGGCGACGACGTGCTCGCCGCGATCAAGCCGCACGTGCTCGCCAGCGCCAGCGTAACCGGCACCTACTCGCTCAATCCGAAGGTGGCCTGACGGACCGATGGCCTGATGGCCCGTCGCTCGACCGCACCCTGCAATCGCAATCGATGAACCGCATGACGACCATCCTTACCCTGATTCGCCATGGCGAGACCGACTGGAACCGCATCAAGCGCATTCAGGGGCACACGGACATTGCGCTGTCGGTGGAAGGGGAGCGTCAGGCGGTGCGGTTGGGCGAGCGCATCGCGCGCGACGTGGCGGTGCATGGGCGCGTGTTCGATCACGTGCTCGCCAGCGATCTCCAGCGCGCGGTGCGGACGGCCGAGCCAATCGCCCGCGCCTGCGGTTTGCCGCTCGTACGCACCGCGAGTCTGCGCGAGCGGCACTACGGTGTGTTCGAGACCCGCATGCCCGACGAGATTCAGGCGGAATTCCCGCAGGACTATGCGCGCTGGCAGAGCCGCGATCCGGACTTCACGATTCCCGGCGGCGAGTCGATGCGTGGCTTCTACACCCGCATCACCGGCTTCGTCTCGCAGCTGCTGCGCGATCATGCGGGGCAACATCTCGCACTCGTGGCGCACGGCGGCGTGCTCGACTGCTGCCATCGCTTCGCGACAGGCCTGGCGTTGAACGAACCGCGTTCCTACCCATTGCTCAATGCGAGCGTGAACCGTCTGGCCTACGACGGCGAGCGGTGGCACGTGCTGAGTTGGGGCGACGTCTCGCACCTGGACGACGCCGTGCGCGACGAGAGCAACGACAAGCCGGGCGAGGAGACGGCGGATCGCGTCGATCCGCGCGTGGTGTAACGCCGGTCACGCGGCATCCTGCGTGCGCGTCCGGTCAGCGCTCGAGCGACGGCTGCCCGTTGACGACGTCCGGCGCGGCCAGCGCGCGGCGTCGCGCGCGATGCGCCACGCTGTTGCGCATGGCCCATCGGGCGAGCTGTGCGGTATGCCGGACGGCAGGGCGCACTGTCAGGCGCCGTACCGCCGCGCGCTCGGCGAACCCGAGCATCGCCTGCGACCACTCGGGAAGCAGATCGATGCCCGCCCGGAACAACAACCCACTGAACATGCGAGCCCCGGCGAATGGCGCGGGCAGATTGCGCAGCACGCGAACGACTTCGTCCGTGCGCTCGCTGGTCTGCAGCGCCGGGCGCATCGCCGCCAGGTACTCGTCGATCTGCGCGACGCTCGTCGGCACGTCGCGCGCGCCGAGGGCGATCGCGATGCGCGAGACTTCCGCGTAGTAGCGATCCTGTTCGCTGCGGGCAAACGCCGGGTCCTTGTAGACGAGATAGCTGCGCAGGAAACTCGACGTCTCCGCGACGTGCACCCACGTGAGCAGATCTGGATCGTAGGCCGCGTAGGGACGGCCGTCGGGCGCCGTGCCCTTGACCTGGAGATGGATGCGGCGCACGCGTTCGAGCAGCGCCTCGGCGTCGGCCGTGTTGCCGAACGTCGTGCCGCCGATGAAGGTGGCGGTGCGGCGTAGGCGGCCGATCACGTCCTGGCGGAACGTCGAGTGATCCCAGACGCCCGCCATGGCAAGCGGATGCAACGATTGCAGCAGGAGTGCGCTGATGCCGCCGATCATCATCGACGTGAAGTCGCCGTGCACGTGCCAGCATGCCGCATCGGGGCCGAACAGGCCGGGATCGCCGGGCGGGGTGTCGTAGTTCAGGCGCGGTGCGCCAGGGCCGGAGGTCAGGCTCACGAGCCGCATGGCGATCGCGTGCCGCACTCGTCCCGACACGCCCACGACCGGCCCGGCAGGCCGCAGGGGTGTTGCCGGTGGTGGCGTGGGGAGGTCGTCGTGCGGGGACATGCGCTGGCCAGTGCTGTGTGACGAGGAAGAGGGGAAAAGACGATAACGAAGGAAGCGGCGCTCTGACTCGCGTCTTACTTGCCGGTCGCGTCGGGCGCCCAGAGCGTGCCGCTTTCGGGGGCGCTGCCGGGGGCGGCCAGACCGAAGTGGCGATACGCGGCGAGGGTGGCCACACGGCCGCGCGGCGTGCGCTGCAGGAAGCCTTGCTGGATCAGGTACGGCTCGATCACGTCCTCGATGGTGTCGCGCTCCTCGCCGATCGCGGCGGCGAGGTTGTCGACGCCGACCGGGCCGCCGTCGAACTTGTGCAACACGGCTTCGAGAAGCTTGCGGTCCATCACGTCGAAGCCGACCGGGTCGACGTCGAGCATGCGGAGCGCCGCGTCCGCGACAGCGGCCGTAATGCGTCCGTCGGCCTTCACTTCGGCGTAGTCGCGCACGCGACGCAGCAGGCGGTTGGCGATACGCGGCGTGCCGCGCGCGCGACGCGCGATCTCGTACGCACCGTCGTCGGCGATCGAGGCGCTGAGCAGACCGGCCGAGCGGCGCACGATGCCCGCCAGTTCGTCGGCCGAGTAGAACTCCAGGCGCGCCACGATCCCGAAGCGGTCGCGCAGCGGATTGGTCAGCATGCCCGCGCGAGTGGTCGCGCCCACGAGCGTGAACGGCTGCAGGTCGAGCTTGACGCTGCGCGCCGCCGGCCCCTCGCCGATCATGATGTCGATCTGATAGTCCTCGAGCGCCGGGTACAGGATTTCCTCGACAACCGGCGAAAGCCGGTGAATTTCGTCGATGAACAGGACGTCGTTGGCTTCGAGGTTGGTGAGCAGCGCGGCGAGATCGCCCGGGCGCTCGAGCACGGGGCCGGAGGTCTGGCGCAGGTGCACGCCCATCTCGCGCGCGATGATGTGCGCGAGCGTGGTCTTGCCCAGACCCGGTGGCCCGAACAGCAGCACGTGGTCGAGCGGCTCCGAGCGCTTGCGGGCCGCCTCGATGAAGATCTCCAGCTGATCGCGCACCTTGCGCTGGCCGACGTATTCGTCGAGCAGCTTGGGGCGCAGCGCGCGCTCGAAGGCTTCTTCGTTGGGCGAGGCCGGGGTCGGCGCAATGATGCGCTCGGCGGCGAGTTTGTCGGTTTCGATCATGGCTGCATTGTAGCGCTTCGGACGGTGCTTGCCGGGGCTGACCGGCGGGATTTCCCGCTGTGCGGAACCGGCGCCGGAAAGGGCTGCACGTTAGCCGACCAGGCGCCCGCGCCGCATGCGCAGGCCCTTGGCGGCGAGGGCGGGCGAGCGCACGGGGCCTGCCTGCGCCAGCGACGCGAGCATCTCGCCGCTGTGCGCGTGGCAAATCGCCACCCCCAGCGCGTCGGACGCGTCCTTGCCGGGCGTGCCGGTGAGCGTGAGCAGGCGGGCGACCATCTCCTGCACCTGCTCCTTGCGGGCGCGCCCATAGCCGACCACCGCTTGTTTGAGCTGCATCGGCGTGTACTCGAAGACTTCGAGCCCGCCGACCGAGAGCGCGGTGATCGCGGCGCCGCGCGCCTGCCCGAGCAGCAGCGTGGACTGCGGATTGACGTTGACGAACACCTTTTCGATGGCGGCCTGATCGGGGCGGTAGGTTTCGACCAGTTCCGCCACGCTCTCGAAGATGATGCGCAGCCGGGCGGGCAGGGTGCCTTCGCCCGTGCGGATGACGCCGCTCGTCACATATTGCAGGCGGCTGCCGTGCTTTTCGAGCACGCCGAAGCCGGTGACGCGCAAGCCGGGGTCGATACCAAGAATTCTCATGCGGGGGCCAATGGCGCGGCAAATGGCGCCGGCGCGGGGCAAGTCAACGGATATGGCCCGTATTCTGGCACAGCCGGGCGGGGGCGTCGCCGATGTCGTGTTTTGCGAGGTGAGACGAGGCGAGAGGAGGTGACACGGGATGCGCGGGGCGGCGGAGCCACGTCCCGCGACGGCAGCGCGCCCGATGTGCCGGATCGCGTCGATTTGCCGCAGGCGGCGCGTCCCGCCCGGGTAGGCGCCGGGCTTCGCGAGGCGGCGGATTGTTGTACATTGTTTGCTGTTCAAAACATTCGACGGTCTGCCCGCGGACCGCACGTCCCCGATGCTCTGGATCAAAGCGCTGCATATCGTTTTCGTCGCCTCGTGGTTCGCCGGCCTGTTCTATCTGCCGCGTATTTTCGTCAACCTCGCGATGGAGAGCGACCCCGCCGCCACGCAACGGCTGCTGCTCATGGCGCGCAAGCTGTACCGCTTCATGACCATTCTCGCGGTGCCCGCGCTCGCTTTCGGACTCATCCTCTGGCTGTACTACGGCATTGGTCGTCATGGTGGCTGGCTGCATGCCAAGTTGCTCATCGTGGTGCTGCTGCTGGGCTATCACCATGCGTGCGGACGCCTGCTGCGCAAGTTCGAGACCGGCCGCAACACCCGCTCGCATCGCTGGTATCGCTACTTCAACGAGTTCCCGGTGCTGGCCTTGCTCGGCGCCGTGATCCTCGTGGTCGTCAAGCCGTTCTGATCCGATGGGCTCGCCCCAGCGTGTTTGCCCCGGACCGCATCCGGTCGAAGGCCTGCAGGAACGTGCATGGGGCCGCCTGTCATACACGTCGTTCAGCATCAGAACAAGCCGCCACGCGCGAGTGCGCGTTGTGAAACGTTTTTCGTGAGGAGTTTGCCGTGAGTCTGGCCTGCGATTATTTCCTGGCGCCGCCGTCGCCCTACGTGTACATGGGGCATGCTCGCTTCGTCGAGCTGGCGCGTCGCTACGATGTGCAGATCCAGCTCAAGCCCGTCGATCTCGGGCGCATTTTCTCGAGCTCAGGCGGGCTGCCGCTGGCCAAGCGCGCGCCGCAGCGTCAGGCGTATCGTCTGGTCGAGCTGGCTCGCTGGTCGAAGTATCTCGGCATTCCGCTCAATCCCCAGCCGAAGTTCTTCCCGGTCGCGGGCGATCCCGCCGCGCGTCTGATCGTCGCCGTGCAACTGGCGCACGGCACCGACCGCGCGCTCGACCTGACCGCCGCGATTTCGAAGGCGCTGTGGGTGGACGAGCGCAATATCGCCGACGACGCCACCTTGCAGGCCATCGCCGACGGCCTGTCGCTCGACGGCAAGTCGCTGGTCGCCGCGTCGAGCGGCGCGAGCGTGCAAGCGGCCTATGACGCCAATACCGAAGACGCGATGAACGCCGGCGTGTTCGGCGCGCCGTGGTTCATGTTCCAGGGCGAGCCGTACTGGGGACAGGATCGTCTCGACTTTCTCGAACGGGCTTTCGCCGAAGCGCGCGACGCGCGGCGCTGAGTCCGTTCGTTCCCGATCATGAAGCCCGCCACCGGCGCCGTCGGACGGCGGCAAGTCCAGGAGTTTGCAGCATGAGTCGTCCGGAAGTGGTGTTGTACAAGGGCGTGCCGCCGGAGGTGCGTGCGCGTCTGGCGGAAGCATTCGCACTCACGGAGTTCGACGGCGTGAACGATGGCAATCGCGCCGAATTCGCGGCGGCGCTCGGCCGTGCGGACGGGGCCATCGGCGTCGGCGTGAACGTCACGCCCGATCTGCTCGATGCCGCCCCGAAACTCAAGGCATGGGCCACCATTTCAGTCGGCTACGATCAGTTCGATGTGCCTGACCTCACGCGTCGCGGCATCGTGCTGATGAACACGCCCGACGTGCTGACCGAGACCACGGCCGACACGGTGTTCTCGTTGATCCTGTCGAGCGCGCGACGCGTGGTCGAGCTCGCCGAACTGGTGAAGGCGGGCGGCTGGAAGGGCAGTCTGGGCGAGGCGTATTTCGGTACCGATGTGCAGGGCAAGACGCTCGGCATCGTCGGCATGGGCCGCATAGGCGGCGCTGTCGCGCGGCGCGCCGCGCTCGGCTTCGGCATGAAGGTGCTCTACAGCAACCGTTCGCGTAACGAGGCGGCCGAGACGGCATATGGCGCCCAATACCGCGCGTTGCCGGAGCTGCTCGCGCAGGCCGATTTCGTGGTGACGCTGGTGCCGTTGTCGCCGGCCACCGAGCGCCTGATCGGCGCCAGGGAGTTCGCGCAGATGAAGCGCGGCGCGATCTTCGTGAATGCCGCGCGCGGCAAGGTGATCGACGAGTCGGCGCTGATCGACGCGCTGGCCTCGGGCCATCTGCGCGCCGCCGGTCTCGACGTGTTCGAGCGTGAGCCGGTCCCGGTGGATTCGCCGCTGCTGAAGATGAAGAACGTGGTCGCGCTGCCGCACATCGGCTCGGCCACGCACGAGACGCGTCATGCGATGGCGTCGTGCGCAGCCGAGAATCTGATCGCCGCACTCACCGGAAAGACGCTGCAGAACGCGGTGAATCCGCAGGCACGGCAAGGTTGACAGGATAAGCCAAGCCGACCGAGGGCCGGGGCCTGTACCGCACAGGACCCGGCCCTTTTCGTTTCATCGTCCTTCGCTGGCCGTGCGACGGCGGTTGATGACTTCCTTCGCGCGAGCGAGCTGCTTGGGCAAGCGCTCGCCAAGACGCAGCGCCATGCCAACGGCCAGCACGTCGCCGATCGCGAGATGGGCGATGCGCGAAGTGAGCGGTGAATACACGTCGGTGTCCTCGTCGACATCGGCAAAGAGCGCGACGCTCGCCATGCGCGCGAGCGGCGAGTTGCTGTGCGTGATGGCGATCACGCTGGCGCCCGCCGTGCGCGCGAGCTGCACCGCTTCGAGCAGATCCTGCGTACGGCCGGTATTCGAGATGGCGACGACCACATCGCCTTCGTGCAGCAGCGCCGACGACATGCCGTAGACGTGCGGGTCGTTGTACGCCACGGCCGGAATGCCGAGGCGGAAGAACTTGTGCTGCATGTCCTGTGCGGCAATACCCGATGCACCTGCACCGTAGAACTCGATGCGCTTCGCGGTGGCGAGCAGCGCGATGGCCTGCCCGATGCTGTCGGGCGACAGATTGTTGCGCACTTGCATGAGGCTGCCGATGGTGCGGTCGAGCACCTTGCTGGCGATGCCCGGCACCGGCTCGTCGGGGCGAACGTCGCGATGCACGAACGGCACGCCCTGCGCGATACCCTGGGCCAGCCGGATCTTGAATTCGCGATAGCCGCTGCATCCGACGGCCTGGCAGAACCGGGCGATCGTGGGCTGGCTGACGTTGGCGCGCTCGGCGAGTTCGTTCATCGACAGATCGACGACTTCGCGCGGGGCGTCCAGTACATACGTCGCAAGCTTGCGCTCGGATGGACGCAATTGGGTCAGCGTGGCTTCGATTCGGTTCAGCATGGCAGGCACCAACAAAAGCAGGCGCGCGGCCATCGATGCCTCGCGCCATTCCCCGTATTACCGCGATGCCATGTCCCACGTTGCCCGGGCGCACGGCGAATCCGGCTTGTCAGGCGCCCACTATAGCACCCGGAACC
The Pandoraea pulmonicola DNA segment above includes these coding regions:
- the dtd gene encoding D-aminoacyl-tRNA deacylase gives rise to the protein MIALIQRVLEAAVTVDGRTVGAIGPGLLALVCAERGDTEASADKLLAKLLGCRVFSDEAGKMNRSVSSLDGNGAAGGLLLVSQFTLAADTNSGTRPSFTPAASPADGKRLFDHFVAQARARHPIVQTGEFGAHMRVSLVNDGPVTFWLQSRPEAA
- the tyrS gene encoding tyrosine--tRNA ligase; translated protein: MTSEHALTSDKKYPVTDATRAALAIAKRGCDELLVEEEFLQKLARSEATGKPLRIKLGLDPTAPDIHIGHTVVLNKMRQLQDLGHTVIFLIGDFTSLIGDPSGRNSTRPPLTREQIESNAKTYFEQAALVLDRSKTEIRYNSEWSMKLGADGMIKLASRYTMARMLEREDFTKRFQGGVPIAIHEFLYPLMQGYDSVALESDLELGGTDQKFNLLVGRELQKQYGQEPQCILTMPLLEGLDGVEKMSKSKGNYVGISEKPSEMFGKLMSISDDLMWRYYELLSFRSLEEIAQLRKEVEGGRNPRDVKVLLAQEIVARFHSQADAERALEDFNARARGGVPDDIPEVSLDGAPLGIAQLLKQAGLVPSTSEANRNIDQGGVRVDGEAVTDKGAKIEAGTYVVQVGKRRFARVTLA
- a CDS encoding oxygenase MpaB family protein, which encodes MSPHDDLPTPPPATPLRPAGPVVGVSGRVRHAIAMRLVSLTSGPGAPRLNYDTPPGDPGLFGPDAACWHVHGDFTSMMIGGISALLLQSLHPLAMAGVWDHSTFRQDVIGRLRRTATFIGGTTFGNTADAEALLERVRRIHLQVKGTAPDGRPYAAYDPDLLTWVHVAETSSFLRSYLVYKDPAFARSEQDRYYAEVSRIAIALGARDVPTSVAQIDEYLAAMRPALQTSERTDEVVRVLRNLPAPFAGARMFSGLLFRAGIDLLPEWSQAMLGFAERAAVRRLTVRPAVRHTAQLARWAMRNSVAHRARRRALAAPDVVNGQPSLER
- a CDS encoding YbhB/YbcL family Raf kinase inhibitor-like protein gives rise to the protein MKVWSESFADNAAIDPQFAFGKPDAQSHVALSQNKNPHLAWSDAPAGTRSFVVICTDSDVPSRGDDVNQEGREVPADLPRVDFYHWVLVDVPASVSEIPAASHSNHVTPRGKFGPDALDGMRHGVNDYTAWFAGDDAMKGDYYGYDGPCPPWNDTIVHHYRFTVYALDIARVPLDGRFGGDDVLAAIKPHVLASASVTGTYSLNPKVA
- a CDS encoding CopD family protein; protein product: MLWIKALHIVFVASWFAGLFYLPRIFVNLAMESDPAATQRLLLMARKLYRFMTILAVPALAFGLILWLYYGIGRHGGWLHAKLLIVVLLLGYHHACGRLLRKFETGRNTRSHRWYRYFNEFPVLALLGAVILVVVKPF
- a CDS encoding histidine phosphatase family protein, translating into MTTILTLIRHGETDWNRIKRIQGHTDIALSVEGERQAVRLGERIARDVAVHGRVFDHVLASDLQRAVRTAEPIARACGLPLVRTASLRERHYGVFETRMPDEIQAEFPQDYARWQSRDPDFTIPGGESMRGFYTRITGFVSQLLRDHAGQHLALVAHGGVLDCCHRFATGLALNEPRSYPLLNASVNRLAYDGERWHVLSWGDVSHLDDAVRDESNDKPGEETADRVDPRVV
- the ruvC gene encoding crossover junction endodeoxyribonuclease RuvC, which gives rise to MRILGIDPGLRVTGFGVLEKHGSRLQYVTSGVIRTGEGTLPARLRIIFESVAELVETYRPDQAAIEKVFVNVNPQSTLLLGQARGAAITALSVGGLEVFEYTPMQLKQAVVGYGRARKEQVQEMVARLLTLTGTPGKDASDALGVAICHAHSGEMLASLAQAGPVRSPALAAKGLRMRRGRLVG
- the ruvB gene encoding Holliday junction branch migration DNA helicase RuvB — encoded protein: MIETDKLAAERIIAPTPASPNEEAFERALRPKLLDEYVGQRKVRDQLEIFIEAARKRSEPLDHVLLFGPPGLGKTTLAHIIAREMGVHLRQTSGPVLERPGDLAALLTNLEANDVLFIDEIHRLSPVVEEILYPALEDYQIDIMIGEGPAARSVKLDLQPFTLVGATTRAGMLTNPLRDRFGIVARLEFYSADELAGIVRRSAGLLSASIADDGAYEIARRARGTPRIANRLLRRVRDYAEVKADGRITAAVADAALRMLDVDPVGFDVMDRKLLEAVLHKFDGGPVGVDNLAAAIGEERDTIEDVIEPYLIQQGFLQRTPRGRVATLAAYRHFGLAAPGSAPESGTLWAPDATGK
- a CDS encoding 2-hydroxychromene-2-carboxylate isomerase, which encodes MSLACDYFLAPPSPYVYMGHARFVELARRYDVQIQLKPVDLGRIFSSSGGLPLAKRAPQRQAYRLVELARWSKYLGIPLNPQPKFFPVAGDPAARLIVAVQLAHGTDRALDLTAAISKALWVDERNIADDATLQAIADGLSLDGKSLVAASSGASVQAAYDANTEDAMNAGVFGAPWFMFQGEPYWGQDRLDFLERAFAEARDARR
- a CDS encoding SIS domain-containing protein encodes the protein MLNRIEATLTQLRPSERKLATYVLDAPREVVDLSMNELAERANVSQPTIARFCQAVGCSGYREFKIRLAQGIAQGVPFVHRDVRPDEPVPGIASKVLDRTIGSLMQVRNNLSPDSIGQAIALLATAKRIEFYGAGASGIAAQDMQHKFFRLGIPAVAYNDPHVYGMSSALLHEGDVVVAISNTGRTQDLLEAVQLARTAGASVIAITHSNSPLARMASVALFADVDEDTDVYSPLTSRIAHLAIGDVLAVGMALRLGERLPKQLARAKEVINRRRTASEGR
- a CDS encoding NAD(P)-dependent oxidoreductase, with product MSRPEVVLYKGVPPEVRARLAEAFALTEFDGVNDGNRAEFAAALGRADGAIGVGVNVTPDLLDAAPKLKAWATISVGYDQFDVPDLTRRGIVLMNTPDVLTETTADTVFSLILSSARRVVELAELVKAGGWKGSLGEAYFGTDVQGKTLGIVGMGRIGGAVARRAALGFGMKVLYSNRSRNEAAETAYGAQYRALPELLAQADFVVTLVPLSPATERLIGAREFAQMKRGAIFVNAARGKVIDESALIDALASGHLRAAGLDVFEREPVPVDSPLLKMKNVVALPHIGSATHETRHAMASCAAENLIAALTGKTLQNAVNPQARQG